The DNA window GAATTTATTGTGGTTGTGCTTTTACACATCCAAATGAACATATGCTTTCCTTTTATAGCCGGCTTGGAAAAATTAGAGACAGTGATGAAGAGAATGATCTTGATGATGAAGATTCTATAGCTAATGTCATTGGTTGCCTGGGACCATTCAGTGGGTTTCTGACGCCAGAGCTGCAGAAGCAccaaaaacaatttaaaggtaAACTTTTCAACCATTATGATACTTTTCTGTGAGAGCCCCTTTTTTGTGGGAGCCATTTCCCATGGCTTCATCCCACAGTGCTTTTATAGTATTTAAAGATGGGCAAAATAAATCTAACTGCCTGGGTCCTAAACTTGAAATGTATGCCCTAAATTGTGGCTCGGCttaaatggtaaaggttccccttgacaattttatccagttgtgtccgactctaggcggcggtgctcatctctgtttccaacccatagagctagcatttgtccgcagacaatcttccgcggtcacgtggccagcgtgactagataaggaacgctgtttaccttcccactgaggtggtacctatttatctactcgcatgcttttgaaccgctaagttggcgggagctgggactagcgaccggggctcactctgtcacgtggatttgatcttatgactgctggccttctgaccttgcagcacagaggctttagcggtttaacccgcagagccaccacgtccctttaatgAACTAAATATAAAATACTCAAAGCAAAGTCTGTGTAATTCAGTGGCCCATAAGAGAAATAAACCCTATTCAGTTGTTACAATTCCCTTTATAATCAGCACACTTCGAGAGGAGTGTTTAGCTCTGCCCACTTCATCATCACAGTGTTTAAGGAAAGACGTTCTTGCCACATGTTGGTTGTTCATTCAAGCAAGAGTCCTGGAAATTCTGGGTTCTTGCTTGTGTATGAAATCTACATATGAGCAGACACTTTTCTTTGGACTCCTCTGTAATCATGTGAACAAAGCAACAATAGAGTGGGGAGGAGTGCTCTATTCTGACTTGTTGATGAAACTGGGAATTTCAACAATTTAACAGGTTTGGAGAGACAGAAGGTATTAAAGAAACAGTTCATGCACAGGCAGGTTTGGTACTACTTGTGACATAATAGCATAATATTTGGCCTCCAGTGCCCAAAAGACAATATACACAGGCCTGAGCATTGCTGTGTCAAAGAAGTGATGGTATGTTatctattttattaaaaattttcCATGTCTTCCTTGATTTACTGTGTATTCTGAGAACTATGTTGTTGAACAACACACTTTGCAGTCTGAAATACTCACCCTGCTGAatatatggtatatatatatatattcagatgcaggggaggggtatcaggagacaggtatctagttgtctcgtgtgctcccagaggcatctgatggggccactgggagatacaggaagctggactagatgggcccttggcctgatccagcagggctcttcgtATACTTTTGGTGGAATTTACAACTTCTGGCTGCCACAGAGCTCTTAATGTTTAAGAACAATTTAATTGGAAGTACGAGTAGAAACCAATATCTAAATCCATGGTTATTTTAACAATTACTCGAGAGAGAATCTACTGTTACTGCATTACATTCTGACGCATTTCTCATGCTTTTCCTGCTCTGTGTAGATCATAATGAGGAACAGAGTCTAAGGTCTAGTAACATCGCAGAACTGAGTCCTGGAGCAGTAGATGCTTGTCGAAGTGAATATCATGCAGTCTTTAACAGTATGATGATGGAGCGTATGAACACAGATATTAACGCTTTGAAAAGACAGTATTCCAGAATaaaaaagaagcaacagcagcaggtaCATCAGGTGTATATCAGAGCAGGTAATGGCTTGCTTTCAAAATGTACAATTTGACATCAACTGTATGAATGGAGGAGCAAATGATGTTTGTGTGAATTCATCCGTATatagaaaaaagaggaaagaagaggagagtGAATGAAACATGGAAGAGAGATCTCATTTTACTACAACAAACATGCCACATAAAAATAATGGTGATCTTTGTTTTTCCTTGTCAGGGTCTGAAGATAACGACCCTGGGATAACATTAGATCCCAGGGACCAGCTGAATAATGGTATTTAAAGATATTTGTGCTAACTTGGGTGTACAGCTTTGGTTTTATTTCTCTCACTACTATCATAGGCATCCTTGGACTTACAATAAAGCCTTCTAAATTCCTTATTATCTAGGCCATGTTTTGGCATCAGAATTAAATTAAACGATTGTGTTGAATTAGTATTGTGCCAACTTTTGTCCAAGTCTGGCTGTTGATAAATTACACATAACAGTCTTAGTGTTTGGTGTCCTTTGTGGCAGTATTTTCAGCAAGATGAAATACAGAGAGATGAAACTTCCATTTGCTGCTTATCCCATTATAGTGTGCAGGGATATGGAAAATTGTATGCCACTTCTGACCCTGAATGGGATTCTGCTCTTCCATTTCACAAGAGCAATACACTTCCGATGAAACATGACTTATAAAATCTGGGAAATAGGAAATAATCATGCTGCCAAAAATAAAGGCTTTCATTTCCCAGGATTGCCGGGGTTCCTTTTCGCTAATCTTAAACAGATATATATTTCAATCTTagcactctttgcttttttcctttcacttgatGTTCTGTTGGGAAGTGGTCTATCTTAGTTACTCTGTAGAATTACTGAACATTTATTGTCATACTGAATCTTTAGCCAGCTCTTTGATTATAGGAATTGTGTAGTTGTGATGAATTAGAAACTGTAGGCAGAGCCCAGCATGGTTTGGGCATGATTTAGGCATGATTTAATAGTAAATGAAATGTTATGGGAATGcagatatttaatatttaaattataataaaaacatGCAGCAGTGATTGTTCTTTTCATGGATGCtcccttaaaaataaaatcagggtTAAGTGACTAGTTTTAACAGTaactttattattttataatgATCATTGCCCAATCTTACTAGCTTTAAACATTATTTTCCACAAATAAAGCAAAGTATGCTCCTTATATACTGCTTCGTAGGACAAAAAAACTCCTGCCGGTCAGTGTAGACAATACTGAGTTAATACTCGTCGTATGATATAGCTTCCTGAGTGTTTGATACTTTTTCTTTAGTTCTAAaccaatataaaacaaaacaaaacatgtttctacttaatggctgaaatcctgttgcacaggtatgcaaaggcataacttttagaggcaaatcACTGTAAGTGAAGAAATCATTGAAGACATTACCTATTATATGCTGGGCTGCATGGCTTgacatgcaacaaataatgtctacggAGATTTCTAAACTTACATTGATTTGCTTCTAAAAGTAATGTACTTTGCATAACTAAACTACAGAATTTTAGACAATGTCTTACATGCTGCCCTGTTTCTTGCACATTCATGTATTTCAGTTAATGGAACTTGATCAGTCTGTTCTTAGACTTTGCTTTTAATATATGTTAAGAAAGTAACTGGCATGCTGAGTTTGTGCTCTCTGCTTCTTGACTCTTtggattttaaaatactgtatataacctAAATGGAACTGATTTTACCTCTAGTGATATTCCTACAGGTTTTTTTGTCTCTATAAGTGCTGATGTGATAATATCAGAAATGGAATCAGgttattatttataattatttgccTGGCATCTTTCAAGaacatccttttaaatatttcttgttttctttagaTAAAGGACCAGTTACCAGTCTTCTGCCTTCTCAGGTGAATAATTCTCCCGTGATCAACCATCTTCTACTaggaaaaaagatcaaacaaagtAACAAGTCTGCCAAGAACGCTATTATTCATATTCCAAACCATGCAGGAGGCAAGATGTCCCCTGGGTCCCATGAAGACCTTAAAACAAAGCTCAACTCTCCTTGGCGCACGCATATTAGGGTGCACCGAAAGAACATAGCAAGAGCCAGAGGCCAGCTGGGCTATGGAGATACTATAGGGCTGATAGAGGAACAGAGTGAAGGTGGGAAAACCAATAGTcccagtggaaaagaagagtctCAAAGCAAATCAGAATCTCTGGAACGAGAAGGGAACGAATTGGATGCTGGGACAACCAGGAAACTTGATGGACAGTCTCCTGAACCTGCATGCCAAGATGTCAGTGCCAGTGCCAACATCTCATCAGTTCAGCTGAAGCTGGAAGCATTGGAACTCACTCAGGACCACCAAGAGGAGACTGATTCCTTATCAAGCCTGTGCTGTCAAACACACACATCTGAATCGCCAAGTTTGTCCAGTGACAGTGGAACAGTGCCAACATCCCCCCAAGTCAGCACTCCCAAATCTCAAGTCTTCAGTCCTTTTCCTAGTGTCAAGCCACTTAGAAAATCTGCTGCGGCCAGAAATTTAGGATTATATGGCCCAACTGAAAGAACCCCAGCCGTGCACTTCCCACAAATGAGCAGGAGCTTTAAGAAGCCCACAAATGGTAGCAGTGGGAACAAAAAACGATGATGCACCTGCCACCCACACTTCCTTAGTATTATTGgcattattattactgttttagtttttattatgtgtgtttgtgcccaaatgaatttataaataatttaattattgCATTGAAATAAGAGAGATAAGTAACAACTGCTGTATAAAGTATAttgttagaactctgtgtttttCCATAATGCAGAACAGTATAAGTACATGGTGATGCATTCAGTTTtatgttaaaacaaaataaatactgaCTTGCAGCATGGAGTGTATTTTCCAGTTCTTATGTATTATTACCTGCAGGAAAACGCATAGTAAGCTTCTGTCCTTGCCCTCTGCTGTCAAGCATTCACTGATATTTTGGGGACAATTTTCCTTTAGTTTTATTTATGGACTAAGCATTTTGTCAAGACTATCACCACCTTATGGCTGGATTGTTCATTAGTAAACCCTCttaagtgcctctgaggaatggCACTGCATCTCAACACTGAGAGCAATTCAAAACTGCTTGCTGTCTGTATTTGGTATGCTGATAGGTTTGAACACCTAATCTACTAGCAGTAAATCTAATGTTTCCACTACATTGCCATAGGTGTTTCTATTTAAGTATTTTCAGTATAATTTTATTgggtagagagagagaagttgcAGTTTTTTAATGACTTTctcttgactgactgactaacgGATAGCCTCTCATGAGTATATGACTGCCACCAtagcctttttcttcttcttcctgtaagGCATGTAACTTTTTACATGATTAGTAGTGTTGTGTCTTCAATATATGTCaactctaatgcagtggttcttaacctttttgaaagaaacgccccgttgagccattgaggaagttatcattgcccccgcagtgatgatatcttatttatttatttatttatttatttatttatttatttatttatttatttatttatttatttatttatttatttatttatttaagacacttaaatgcaatgacccctgaaaacaaaattcaattccaagaaaatgaaatgccccccaaaagtaacatttaatgatttagttgcaagcgaattttaagatgcaaaaagaaatataaaaagggcataaaaacaaaccgcaatgcaggaactaaaaatttcaagatgaaaactctgaaactaaattaagattggagggaaatatatattcatacacattgtaaaaaggctgcagccatctgcacaggtttggcttgctccagcgcacCCCTACCGCCCCCCcatctgctccagcacccccacactgcccctttttgttctactgctcccctgaaaaatgaaatcgccccctggggggcattatcgcccacgttaagaaccactgctctaatgcatGTGTTTCCCAGTTAAGGAAGATTCCTGATGATATGAGATCATTTCCTATATACTTtctaccttttttgggggggggtgttatttaGCAGTTTCTACAAGATTTATGCTATCTTCGTCTACATCTTAAGTGAGTCCTATTCTCAGACAAGCTTAAAGAGATTGGATCTGGGGttgttttttcctgctgtgttgtTACATAATCAATTGTAATAAATTCTTAAACTTGTCTGGGACTAAGGGAGGGAAATGCTTTTCCTCTTATTTCTAGTGAAGACGGACAGTACATAGAATAACGGGATCTTTGCTTCATATTCTACAACACATTGTGCAGAAATATTTTCATTAGTTGGTGTTATGTGGCATCCAgtcacttatagtgaccctagtagggctttcaaggtaagtgagatatttaaagagtggttttaacctgttccacccccccccaagttaCGGTaatttaataatcatcatcatatgcaacaatttaattctgacttatggcgacggttctcaggggtttctaggtagagagtactcagaaatggctagccattcacttcttctggggggcaccctgggactgttcGGCTTTtcaaaggccacacagactgactcTTCTATTCTGAAGCagagaggggaattgaactcccaacttctggctctgcagccaaatacttaactcactgagctgttaaaacaagaacaaacaaGGCTCTAGAATATTGTTTCAGCATTAATGCACAGTAAAATCCAGTGAACAAACTGAATAGGCTTGGGAGATGTTATCTCTCTGAAACAGTTTGTAGTGTAGAGTTAAGTATACAGTACAACCTTTTGGTAGGAGGTTTCTTATGGTCAATGAAAGGGCTATAATTATGCAAGATTAAGTACAATAAAAATTATCTGTTGAGATAATAATGGCTGTTGTTTCTGAATAGAAGTCAGTTGTGTATAAAAAGCACTTTATTCTGTTCACAACAGTGAACCTTATCCTTTGTGTATAAAGGAATAAAATTGATGTTTcagtcttccttctttcctccttcagtATATGGTAttctcttgttaaaaaaaaaatcaactttgcCTTTCCAAGGCTGCTTCTACATCCCTCGGGAAGAAGATCTCATAACGTGTAATCTTTTGCTTTGCACTCCGTAGCTGGTGCAGGTGGATCACAGCCACACAAGCTACTATGATAAATGAACTGTTGTTGGCTATATATATAACTCTTACATTTGAAGGGATCAGATAATCATATGCAATCAGATAAAATACCAGTGAAATAAACTAAAGtgctttaaaaggggatgggcGGAATCACACAGCATCTTGGCTTGTGTAATGTAGTTATCTGGATTCTTGTTATTGTTTaatctgaaacatctggaagattaGTGCTTACAGAAGGTGTTattctccatatttttttttaaaaaaaataattacattatATTTGGTGCCAGACACAGATTGACCCAAACTTAATTTGAACTGCTGTTGGTCCTTGAAACATTTCTATCTCCTTGCCTTTAAGTTACATATAGAACTATTATATTCTTTGCCTCCTGAATTCTTCAGAACTTAGGCTTTTCCAGGCTGCATTATTATCTGTTAGAACTGTGTTCCTAAAGGAGTAACAAAAGACAGGTTATCTCCATGATTAATGGAAAGCTCTTCTCCCACTAGGATTAATCAAGCTGTCTTCCCCTTGCTCCACAAAGCTCTCTGTTAGAAAGATTTGGAGAACTATTTCCATTTACTTTTGTTTAGAAATCATCTCTGTTACATGCACATTGAACTTATTGCTAGGTGGAACACCatatgggcatgataaaggagtATCTCTACATGAATAGAAAGTGCTCTGATTGGGGCCACTGTCTTCACCATAATGTGAGGTGCTTTGGGGATTATCATTATTTACTGTATTGTCATTTGAATGCTGATATGAGATTGAAGTAACATCCCAGATTTGTGTTCCTGTCCCATCCTCTGTCTTAAGAGACTGTTGTGTCAttgaggtttcttttttaaaacattgttttgtacaTGGTGTACTGTAGATAATATTGTACATTATAAATATACATAGGATGTGTGAAACAGCATCTTGGATCAGCTTCATCTATTTTCTGTGTGCGTATTGGTGAATATAGATATTACCATGCtcaattttatatatttctacattagggtttatttaaaaaaataccacaacAGAATTGCTTCTAATTTCTTAATAGTTAGGCAGAGGCCCTCAAATCTCAAAAATTTCTAACTAGCTAGCACAGTAATATGGTTAACatttagttttagaagaggctaTCGTGGTAGTTTTttcaagcatatcaggcaaaatccaaaggaagacAAGGAtatgtggaaccttaaagactatt is part of the Pogona vitticeps strain Pit_001003342236 chromosome 5, PviZW2.1, whole genome shotgun sequence genome and encodes:
- the TBC1D30 gene encoding TBC1 domain family member 30 isoform X3, which gives rise to MRQDRLTSSLRRGGRCLKRPSTGGGGGVGTILSNVLKKRSCISRTAPRLLCTLEPGVDTKLKFTLEPSLGQNGFQQWHDALKAVARLPTGIPKEWRRRVWLTLADHYLRSIAIDWDKTMRFTFNERSNPDDDSMGIQIVKDLHRTGCSSYCGQEAEQDRVVLKRVLLAYARWNKSVGYCQGFNILAALILEVMEGNEGDALKIMIYLIDKVLPDSYFVNNLRALSVDMAVFRDLLRMKLPELSQHLDTLQRAANRESGGGYEPPLTNVFTMQWFLTLFATCLPNHTVLKIWDSIFFEGSEIILRVALAIWAKLGEQIDCCETADEFYGTMGKLTQEMLEDNLIDSNELMQTVYSMAQFPFPQLSELREKYTYNITPFHASVKSTSGRLGKIRDSDEENDLDDEDSIANVIGCLGPFSGFLTPELQKHQKQFKDHNEEQSLRSSNIAELSPGAVDACRSEYHAVFNSMMMERMNTDINALKRQYSRIKKKQQQQVHQVYIRAGSEDNDPGITLDPRDQLNNDKGPVTSLLPSQVNNSPVINHLLLGKKIKQSNKSAKNAIIHIPNHAGGKMSPGSHEDLKTKLNSPWRTHIRVHRKNIARARGQLGYGDTIGLIEEQSEGGKTNSPSGKEESQSKSESLEREGNELDAGTTRKLDGQSPEPACQDVSASANISSVQLKLEALELTQDHQEETDSLSSLCCQTHTSESPSLSSDSGTVPTSPQVSTPKSQVFSPFPSVKPLRKSAAARNLGLYGPTERTPAVHFPQMSRSFKKPTNGSSGNKKR
- the TBC1D30 gene encoding TBC1 domain family member 30 isoform X5 — its product is MNSVGVDTKLKFTLEPSLGQNGFQQWHDALKAVARLPTGIPKEWRRRVWLTLADHYLRSIAIDWDKTMRFTFNERSNPDDDSMGIQIVKDLHRTGCSSYCGQEAEQDRVVLKRVLLAYARWNKSVGYCQGFNILAALILEVMEGNEGDALKIMIYLIDKVLPDSYFVNNLRALSVDMAVFRDLLRMKLPELSQHLDTLQRAANRESGGGYEPPLTNVFTMQWFLTLFATCLPNHTVLKIWDSIFFEGSEIILRVALAIWAKLGEQIDCCETADEFYGTMGKLTQEMLEDNLIDSNELMQTVYSMAQFPFPQLSELREKYTYNITPFHASVKSTSGRLGKIRDSDEENDLDDEDSIANVIGCLGPFSGFLTPELQKHQKQFKDHNEEQSLRSSNIAELSPGAVDACRSEYHAVFNSMMMERMNTDINALKRQYSRIKKKQQQQVHQVYIRAGSEDNDPGITLDPRDQLNNDKGPVTSLLPSQVNNSPVINHLLLGKKIKQSNKSAKNAIIHIPNHAGGKMSPGSHEDLKTKLNSPWRTHIRVHRKNIARARGQLGYGDTIGLIEEQSEGGKTNSPSGKEESQSKSESLEREGNELDAGTTRKLDGQSPEPACQDVSASANISSVQLKLEALELTQDHQEETDSLSSLCCQTHTSESPSLSSDSGTVPTSPQVSTPKSQVFSPFPSVKPLRKSAAARNLGLYGPTERTPAVHFPQMSRSFKKPTNGSSGNKKR
- the TBC1D30 gene encoding TBC1 domain family member 30 isoform X6, whose amino-acid sequence is MRFTFNERSNPDDDSMGIQIVKDLHRTGCSSYCGQEAEQDRVVLKRVLLAYARWNKSVGYCQGFNILAALILEVMEGNEGDALKIMIYLIDKVLPDSYFVNNLRALSVDMAVFRDLLRMKLPELSQHLDTLQRAANRESGGGYEPPLTNVFTMQWFLTLFATCLPNHTVLKIWDSIFFEGSEIILRVALAIWAKLGEQIDCCETADEFYGTMGKLTQEMLEDNLIDSNELMQTVYSMAQFPFPQLSELREKYTYNITPFHASVKSTSGRLGKIRDSDEENDLDDEDSIANVIGCLGPFSGFLTPELQKHQKQFKDHNEEQSLRSSNIAELSPGAVDACRSEYHAVFNSMMMERMNTDINALKRQYSRIKKKQQQQVHQVYIRADKGPVTSLLPSQVNNSPVINHLLLGKKIKQSNKSAKNAIIHIPNHAGGKMSPGSHEDLKTKLNSPWRTHIRVHRKNIARARGQLGYGDTIGLIEEQSEGGKTNSPSGKEESQSKSESLEREGNELDAGTTRKLDGQSPEPACQDVSASANISSVQLKLEALELTQDHQEETDSLSSLCCQTHTSESPSLSSDSGTVPTSPQVSTPKSQVFSPFPSVKPLRKSAAARNLGLYGPTERTPAVHFPQMSRSFKKPTNGSSGNKKR